CGGTGCTTTTATCACCTGTACCCACGACATGATTGGTACCGATCGCCTGGAAATCCTATGCGATAAGGGCAAGATCGTCGTTGATGACTCCAAGAAGGTCACCATTTCACGCCTTGTTGATAATGAGGAAGTTTTATCGCAAAACATGGACATGGAAGATGTCCGCAAATTGTTCACCGGCCAGTTAGACATGACCAAGTACCTCTCCGTGGAAACTAAAGCGTACGAATCCGTGTGGGGCGAACAACACTGCGAGGTCATGCGCAACTTTGCTGCCGCCATCCACGGCGAAGAAGAACTCTTAGCACCAGGCAGCGACGGTATTTACGGCGTTGCCTTGGCAAACGGAATCCACCTTTCTTCTTGGACTGGCGAGGAAGTGGACTTGGTTAACTTTGATGAGCAAACCTACCTCAATGAGCTCAACAAACGCATCGAGGCAGAAGGAAAATTTGAGGTGCGTAACTAATGGCAAATATTGGCGTGCAAATGATGATGCTTAAGGATCAGGTCGCCGAACAAGGCATGTACCCAGTCCTTGAAAAGCTCAAGGAACTCAACATCGCTTCAGTTGAGGTATCCCAAATCCCCATGAATGAGGAAAACACCGCAGCCCTTGAGCGAGGTATTTCGGAGTTAGGCATTGAAGTCGGAGCGTTATCGGTGGCATATGGACCATCCGCGGCACCAGGCGTAGATAACCTCGAGACCGACTTTGACAAGATTGTGGCAGACTGCAAGCGTCTCGGAGTCAAATTCACCCGCATCGGCATGATGCCTTTTCAAGCCATGACGTCAAAAGAAGCCACTGAAGCCTGGGCTGCCGAGGTTGAACCGTACGCGGCACGTTTGGCAGCAGAAGGTATCACACTGTGCTACCACAATCATCACGTTGACCTGCACAAATTCGGAAATGAACGCATCTTCGACATCGTTCGACGCGTAGCCCCTTCCCTCTACTTCGAAGTAGATCTCCAC
Above is a genomic segment from Corynebacterium suranareeae containing:
- a CDS encoding sugar phosphate isomerase/epimerase family protein, with product MANIGVQMMMLKDQVAEQGMYPVLEKLKELNIASVEVSQIPMNEENTAALERGISELGIEVGALSVAYGPSAAPGVDNLETDFDKIVADCKRLGVKFTRIGMMPFQAMTSKEATEAWAAEVEPYAARLAAEGITLCYHNHHVDLHKFGNERIFDIVRRVAPSLYFEVDLHWVQRGGMAPLDMLKEYAGVCKLIHVKDFRVTELPQEAMDLFTAGDFIKGYEKFVNIVEFAEVGQGNMNWPKLLPAAQAAGAEYYFIEQDMTYGRDPFDCIKDSREYLDSIGW